A stretch of the Pristis pectinata isolate sPriPec2 chromosome 7, sPriPec2.1.pri, whole genome shotgun sequence genome encodes the following:
- the vldlr gene encoding very low-density lipoprotein receptor isoform X1, whose amino-acid sequence MIPVRVILLFLAACSYRCRHVNGSKVSCEASQFQCRNGRCIPTVWKCDGDDDCTDGSDESSCAKKTCGSSDFTCHDGHCVPGRWQCDGDADCEDGSDESPEVCHMRTCRVNEVSCSPGSNQCIPVTWRCDGEQDCGNGGDEENCGALTCSVQEFTCSSGRCISKTFVCNGEDDCGDGSDERDCAPPTCGSHEFQCNSSECIPLKWVCDSDVDCADHSDESTERCGRTLPPLVRCSAAEIQCDSGECIHRRWYCDGDADCRDGSDEIDCPPQTCRPDNFRCGDGNCIHGSRQCNGFRDCPDGTDEINCRNISDCSGPTNFKCHSGECIDMTQVCNQQQNCMDWSDEPLKECGLNECLVNNGGCSHICRDLVIGYECDCPAGFMLVDQKTCGDVDECQNPGICSQICINLKGGYKCECYTSYQMDPANGVCKAIGKEPHLMFTNRRDIRRLGLEHKEYTQVVEQLRNAIALDADIAEQRVFWADLGQRAIFSTFVDQPTSGYSRIVNDVQIPAGIAVDWIYKNIYWTDLGFKTLSVANFNGTKKITLFNTDLREPASIAVDPLSGFVYWSDWGEPAKIEKAGMNGVDRQLLVTRDIQWPNGIAIDLVKKRLYWVDSKIHTLSSVDLSGQDRRRVLLSTEFLAHPFAVAVFEDRVFWTDGENEAIYAANKFTGVDVVLLASNLNEPQDIIVYHELVQPSGRNWCNGHLKNGGCEYMCLPAPQINSHSAKYTCMCPSGMELAQNGRQCRMGTETTGHAHFLPSASQALYAPHVTMPTLLPGSRDKNSSIPLQLNQFGKGSTAVWITLPVLLLAIAGLAGYIGLRNWQNKNTKSMNFDNPVYLKTTEDDLNIDINRQSQSIGHTYPAISIVKTEDDTA is encoded by the exons ATGATTCCTGTCCGTGTGATTTTGCTGTTCTTAGCAGCGTGTTCCTATCGGTGCAGACACGTAAATG GATCTAAAGTATCTTGTGAGGCATCGCAGTTTCAGTGCCGAAATGGTCGTTGTATCCCCACAGTGTGGAAATGTGATGGTGATGATGATTGTACTGATGGAAGTGATGAAAGTTCCTGTG CTAAGAAAACATGTGGTAGTTCTGACTTCACGTGCCATGATGGACATTGTGTGCCTGGAAGGTGGCAATGTGATGGGGATGCTGACTGTGAAGATGGATCAGATGAAAGTCCAGAAGTGTGTC ACATGAGAACCTGTCGTGTCAATGAAGTCAGCTGCAGCCCTGGATCTAATCAGTGTATTCCTGTCACCTGGAGATGTGATGGTGAACAAGATTGTGGTAATGGTGGAGATGAAGAAAACTGTG GTGCCCTTACTTGCAGTGTCCAGGAATTCACTTGCTCCAGTGGTAGATGCATTTCCAAGACATTTGTATGTAATGGTGAAGATGACTGTGGTGATGGAAGTGATGAAAGAGATTGTGCACCACCCACCTGTGGCTCTCATGAGTTTCAGTGCAACAGTTCAGAATGTATCCCACTTAAGTGGGTATGCGACAGTGATGTTGACTGTGCTGATCACTCAGATGAATCTACAGAACGCTGTGGTCGCACTCTTCCTCCACTTGTAAGAtgctctgctgctgaaatccagTGTGATTCTGGTGAATGCATTCATCGCAGGTGGTACTGTGATGGTGATGCTGACTGCAGAGATGGAAGTGATGAAATCGACTGCC CTCCTCAAACTTGTAGACCAGACAACTTCAGATGTGGTGATGGTAACTGTATTCATGGAAGCAGACAATGTAATGGATTTAGAGACTGTCCTGATGGCACTGATGAGATTAACTGCAGGAATA TTTCAGATTGTTCAGGGCCAACTAACTTCAAGTGCCACAGTGGAGAATGCATTGACATGACTCAAGTGTGTAATCAGCAGCAGAATTGCATGGACTGGAGTGATGAGCCCCTTAAAGAATGTG GTTTGAATGAATGCTTGGTGAACAATGGTGGTTGCTCCCATATCTGCAGAGATCTTGTCATTGGCTATGAATGTGATTGCCCTGCTGGCTTCATGTTGGTTGACCAAAAAACATGTGGTG atgttgatgAATGCCAGAACCCTGGGATTTGTAGTCAAATTTGCATTAATTTGAAAGGAGGCTATAAATGTGAATGTTATACTAGCTATCAAATGGATCCAGCTAATGGAGTCTGCAAGGCAATAG GTAAAGAGCCTCATTTAATGTTCACTAATCGTCGTGATATCAGGCGACTAGGATTGGAACACAAAGAATATACCCAAGTTGTTGAGCAGCTGAGAAATGCTATAGCACTTGATGCTGATATTGCAGAGCAGAGAGTCTTCTGGGCTGATTTGGGCCAGCGGGCAATTTTCAG CACTTTTGTGGACCAACCAACTTCTGGCTATTCCAGAATTGTCAATGATGTGCAAATTCCTGCAGGAATTGCAGTGGACTGGATTTACAAGAACATCTACTGGACTGATCTGGGTTTCAAAACTCTATCTGTGGCAAACTTCAATGGGACCAAAAAGATAACCCTCTTTAACACTGATCTAAGGGAACCAGCTTCTATAGCTGTTGATCCACTATCTGG ATTTGTCTATTGGTCAGATTGGGGTGAACCAGCAAAGATAGAGAAAGCTGGAATGAATGGTGTTGATCGACAACTCTTGGTTACCAGAGATATTCAATGGCCAAATGGAATTGCAATTG ATCTTGTGAAAAAACGCCTCTATTGGGTTGATTCAAAAATCCACACATTATCCAGTGTGGACCTGAGTGGGCAGGACAGGAGGAGAGTGCTTTTGTCAACAGAATTCCTTGCTCATCCTTTTGCTGTTGCTGTATTTGAA GACCGTGTATTCTGGACTGATGGGGAGAATGAAGCTATCTATGCAGCAAACAAATTTACGGGAGTAGATGTGGTTCTGTTGGCCTCAAACCTCAATGAACCTCAGGATATCATAGTCTATCATGAACTTGTGCAACCTTCAG GAAGAAACTGGTGCAATGGGCATCTGAAGAATGGAGGATGTGAATACATGTGTCTGCCTGCTCCTCAAATTAATAGTCACTCAGCAAAATACACATGTATGTGTCCATCTGGAATGGAACTAGCGCAAAATGGTCGTCAATGCAGGATGG GAACTGAAACTACTGGACACGCTCACTTTCTACCTTCTGCATCTCAAGCACTTTATGCTCCCCACGTAACAATGCCAACTCTCTTGCCTGGCTCTAGAG ATAAAAATTCAAGCATTCCACTCCAATTGAACCAGTTTGGGAAAGGATCAACAGCTGTTTGGATTACCCTTCCTGTCT TGCTTCTGGCAATAGCTGGTTTGGCTGGTTATATTGGGCTGCGCAACTGGCAGAACAAGAACACCAAAAGTATGAACTTTGATAATCCAGTCTACTTGAAAACCACTGAAGATGACTTGAACATCGACATCAACAGGCAAAGTCAGTCAATTGGTCATACCTACCCTGCA ATTTCAATTGTCAAGACAGAAGATGATACAGCTTGA
- the vldlr gene encoding very low-density lipoprotein receptor isoform X2: MAVGSKVSCEASQFQCRNGRCIPTVWKCDGDDDCTDGSDESSCAKKTCGSSDFTCHDGHCVPGRWQCDGDADCEDGSDESPEVCHMRTCRVNEVSCSPGSNQCIPVTWRCDGEQDCGNGGDEENCGALTCSVQEFTCSSGRCISKTFVCNGEDDCGDGSDERDCAPPTCGSHEFQCNSSECIPLKWVCDSDVDCADHSDESTERCGRTLPPLVRCSAAEIQCDSGECIHRRWYCDGDADCRDGSDEIDCPPQTCRPDNFRCGDGNCIHGSRQCNGFRDCPDGTDEINCRNISDCSGPTNFKCHSGECIDMTQVCNQQQNCMDWSDEPLKECGLNECLVNNGGCSHICRDLVIGYECDCPAGFMLVDQKTCGDVDECQNPGICSQICINLKGGYKCECYTSYQMDPANGVCKAIGKEPHLMFTNRRDIRRLGLEHKEYTQVVEQLRNAIALDADIAEQRVFWADLGQRAIFSTFVDQPTSGYSRIVNDVQIPAGIAVDWIYKNIYWTDLGFKTLSVANFNGTKKITLFNTDLREPASIAVDPLSGFVYWSDWGEPAKIEKAGMNGVDRQLLVTRDIQWPNGIAIDLVKKRLYWVDSKIHTLSSVDLSGQDRRRVLLSTEFLAHPFAVAVFEDRVFWTDGENEAIYAANKFTGVDVVLLASNLNEPQDIIVYHELVQPSGRNWCNGHLKNGGCEYMCLPAPQINSHSAKYTCMCPSGMELAQNGRQCRMGTETTGHAHFLPSASQALYAPHVTMPTLLPGSRDKNSSIPLQLNQFGKGSTAVWITLPVLLLAIAGLAGYIGLRNWQNKNTKSMNFDNPVYLKTTEDDLNIDINRQSQSIGHTYPAISIVKTEDDTA, encoded by the exons ATGGCTGTAG GATCTAAAGTATCTTGTGAGGCATCGCAGTTTCAGTGCCGAAATGGTCGTTGTATCCCCACAGTGTGGAAATGTGATGGTGATGATGATTGTACTGATGGAAGTGATGAAAGTTCCTGTG CTAAGAAAACATGTGGTAGTTCTGACTTCACGTGCCATGATGGACATTGTGTGCCTGGAAGGTGGCAATGTGATGGGGATGCTGACTGTGAAGATGGATCAGATGAAAGTCCAGAAGTGTGTC ACATGAGAACCTGTCGTGTCAATGAAGTCAGCTGCAGCCCTGGATCTAATCAGTGTATTCCTGTCACCTGGAGATGTGATGGTGAACAAGATTGTGGTAATGGTGGAGATGAAGAAAACTGTG GTGCCCTTACTTGCAGTGTCCAGGAATTCACTTGCTCCAGTGGTAGATGCATTTCCAAGACATTTGTATGTAATGGTGAAGATGACTGTGGTGATGGAAGTGATGAAAGAGATTGTGCACCACCCACCTGTGGCTCTCATGAGTTTCAGTGCAACAGTTCAGAATGTATCCCACTTAAGTGGGTATGCGACAGTGATGTTGACTGTGCTGATCACTCAGATGAATCTACAGAACGCTGTGGTCGCACTCTTCCTCCACTTGTAAGAtgctctgctgctgaaatccagTGTGATTCTGGTGAATGCATTCATCGCAGGTGGTACTGTGATGGTGATGCTGACTGCAGAGATGGAAGTGATGAAATCGACTGCC CTCCTCAAACTTGTAGACCAGACAACTTCAGATGTGGTGATGGTAACTGTATTCATGGAAGCAGACAATGTAATGGATTTAGAGACTGTCCTGATGGCACTGATGAGATTAACTGCAGGAATA TTTCAGATTGTTCAGGGCCAACTAACTTCAAGTGCCACAGTGGAGAATGCATTGACATGACTCAAGTGTGTAATCAGCAGCAGAATTGCATGGACTGGAGTGATGAGCCCCTTAAAGAATGTG GTTTGAATGAATGCTTGGTGAACAATGGTGGTTGCTCCCATATCTGCAGAGATCTTGTCATTGGCTATGAATGTGATTGCCCTGCTGGCTTCATGTTGGTTGACCAAAAAACATGTGGTG atgttgatgAATGCCAGAACCCTGGGATTTGTAGTCAAATTTGCATTAATTTGAAAGGAGGCTATAAATGTGAATGTTATACTAGCTATCAAATGGATCCAGCTAATGGAGTCTGCAAGGCAATAG GTAAAGAGCCTCATTTAATGTTCACTAATCGTCGTGATATCAGGCGACTAGGATTGGAACACAAAGAATATACCCAAGTTGTTGAGCAGCTGAGAAATGCTATAGCACTTGATGCTGATATTGCAGAGCAGAGAGTCTTCTGGGCTGATTTGGGCCAGCGGGCAATTTTCAG CACTTTTGTGGACCAACCAACTTCTGGCTATTCCAGAATTGTCAATGATGTGCAAATTCCTGCAGGAATTGCAGTGGACTGGATTTACAAGAACATCTACTGGACTGATCTGGGTTTCAAAACTCTATCTGTGGCAAACTTCAATGGGACCAAAAAGATAACCCTCTTTAACACTGATCTAAGGGAACCAGCTTCTATAGCTGTTGATCCACTATCTGG ATTTGTCTATTGGTCAGATTGGGGTGAACCAGCAAAGATAGAGAAAGCTGGAATGAATGGTGTTGATCGACAACTCTTGGTTACCAGAGATATTCAATGGCCAAATGGAATTGCAATTG ATCTTGTGAAAAAACGCCTCTATTGGGTTGATTCAAAAATCCACACATTATCCAGTGTGGACCTGAGTGGGCAGGACAGGAGGAGAGTGCTTTTGTCAACAGAATTCCTTGCTCATCCTTTTGCTGTTGCTGTATTTGAA GACCGTGTATTCTGGACTGATGGGGAGAATGAAGCTATCTATGCAGCAAACAAATTTACGGGAGTAGATGTGGTTCTGTTGGCCTCAAACCTCAATGAACCTCAGGATATCATAGTCTATCATGAACTTGTGCAACCTTCAG GAAGAAACTGGTGCAATGGGCATCTGAAGAATGGAGGATGTGAATACATGTGTCTGCCTGCTCCTCAAATTAATAGTCACTCAGCAAAATACACATGTATGTGTCCATCTGGAATGGAACTAGCGCAAAATGGTCGTCAATGCAGGATGG GAACTGAAACTACTGGACACGCTCACTTTCTACCTTCTGCATCTCAAGCACTTTATGCTCCCCACGTAACAATGCCAACTCTCTTGCCTGGCTCTAGAG ATAAAAATTCAAGCATTCCACTCCAATTGAACCAGTTTGGGAAAGGATCAACAGCTGTTTGGATTACCCTTCCTGTCT TGCTTCTGGCAATAGCTGGTTTGGCTGGTTATATTGGGCTGCGCAACTGGCAGAACAAGAACACCAAAAGTATGAACTTTGATAATCCAGTCTACTTGAAAACCACTGAAGATGACTTGAACATCGACATCAACAGGCAAAGTCAGTCAATTGGTCATACCTACCCTGCA ATTTCAATTGTCAAGACAGAAGATGATACAGCTTGA
- the vldlr gene encoding very low-density lipoprotein receptor isoform X3, producing MIPVRVILLFLAACSYRCRHVNGSKVSCEASQFQCRNGRCIPTVWKCDGDDDCTDGSDESSCAKKTCGSSDFTCHDGHCVPGRWQCDGDADCEDGSDESPEVCHMRTCRVNEVSCSPGSNQCIPVTWRCDGEQDCGNGGDEENCGALTCSVQEFTCSSGRCISKTFVCNGEDDCGDGSDERDCAPPTCGSHEFQCNSSECIPLKWVCDSDVDCADHSDESTERCGRTLPPLVRCSAAEIQCDSGECIHRRWYCDGDADCRDGSDEIDCPPQTCRPDNFRCGDGNCIHGSRQCNGFRDCPDGTDEINCRNISDCSGPTNFKCHSGECIDMTQVCNQQQNCMDWSDEPLKECGLNECLVNNGGCSHICRDLVIGYECDCPAGFMLVDQKTCGDVDECQNPGICSQICINLKGGYKCECYTSYQMDPANGVCKAIGKEPHLMFTNRRDIRRLGLEHKEYTQVVEQLRNAIALDADIAEQRVFWADLGQRAIFSTFVDQPTSGYSRIVNDVQIPAGIAVDWIYKNIYWTDLGFKTLSVANFNGTKKITLFNTDLREPASIAVDPLSGFVYWSDWGEPAKIEKAGMNGVDRQLLVTRDIQWPNGIAIDLVKKRLYWVDSKIHTLSSVDLSGQDRRRVLLSTEFLAHPFAVAVFEDRVFWTDGENEAIYAANKFTGVDVVLLASNLNEPQDIIVYHELVQPSGRNWCNGHLKNGGCEYMCLPAPQINSHSAKYTCMCPSGMELAQNGRQCRMDKNSSIPLQLNQFGKGSTAVWITLPVLLLAIAGLAGYIGLRNWQNKNTKSMNFDNPVYLKTTEDDLNIDINRQSQSIGHTYPAISIVKTEDDTA from the exons ATGATTCCTGTCCGTGTGATTTTGCTGTTCTTAGCAGCGTGTTCCTATCGGTGCAGACACGTAAATG GATCTAAAGTATCTTGTGAGGCATCGCAGTTTCAGTGCCGAAATGGTCGTTGTATCCCCACAGTGTGGAAATGTGATGGTGATGATGATTGTACTGATGGAAGTGATGAAAGTTCCTGTG CTAAGAAAACATGTGGTAGTTCTGACTTCACGTGCCATGATGGACATTGTGTGCCTGGAAGGTGGCAATGTGATGGGGATGCTGACTGTGAAGATGGATCAGATGAAAGTCCAGAAGTGTGTC ACATGAGAACCTGTCGTGTCAATGAAGTCAGCTGCAGCCCTGGATCTAATCAGTGTATTCCTGTCACCTGGAGATGTGATGGTGAACAAGATTGTGGTAATGGTGGAGATGAAGAAAACTGTG GTGCCCTTACTTGCAGTGTCCAGGAATTCACTTGCTCCAGTGGTAGATGCATTTCCAAGACATTTGTATGTAATGGTGAAGATGACTGTGGTGATGGAAGTGATGAAAGAGATTGTGCACCACCCACCTGTGGCTCTCATGAGTTTCAGTGCAACAGTTCAGAATGTATCCCACTTAAGTGGGTATGCGACAGTGATGTTGACTGTGCTGATCACTCAGATGAATCTACAGAACGCTGTGGTCGCACTCTTCCTCCACTTGTAAGAtgctctgctgctgaaatccagTGTGATTCTGGTGAATGCATTCATCGCAGGTGGTACTGTGATGGTGATGCTGACTGCAGAGATGGAAGTGATGAAATCGACTGCC CTCCTCAAACTTGTAGACCAGACAACTTCAGATGTGGTGATGGTAACTGTATTCATGGAAGCAGACAATGTAATGGATTTAGAGACTGTCCTGATGGCACTGATGAGATTAACTGCAGGAATA TTTCAGATTGTTCAGGGCCAACTAACTTCAAGTGCCACAGTGGAGAATGCATTGACATGACTCAAGTGTGTAATCAGCAGCAGAATTGCATGGACTGGAGTGATGAGCCCCTTAAAGAATGTG GTTTGAATGAATGCTTGGTGAACAATGGTGGTTGCTCCCATATCTGCAGAGATCTTGTCATTGGCTATGAATGTGATTGCCCTGCTGGCTTCATGTTGGTTGACCAAAAAACATGTGGTG atgttgatgAATGCCAGAACCCTGGGATTTGTAGTCAAATTTGCATTAATTTGAAAGGAGGCTATAAATGTGAATGTTATACTAGCTATCAAATGGATCCAGCTAATGGAGTCTGCAAGGCAATAG GTAAAGAGCCTCATTTAATGTTCACTAATCGTCGTGATATCAGGCGACTAGGATTGGAACACAAAGAATATACCCAAGTTGTTGAGCAGCTGAGAAATGCTATAGCACTTGATGCTGATATTGCAGAGCAGAGAGTCTTCTGGGCTGATTTGGGCCAGCGGGCAATTTTCAG CACTTTTGTGGACCAACCAACTTCTGGCTATTCCAGAATTGTCAATGATGTGCAAATTCCTGCAGGAATTGCAGTGGACTGGATTTACAAGAACATCTACTGGACTGATCTGGGTTTCAAAACTCTATCTGTGGCAAACTTCAATGGGACCAAAAAGATAACCCTCTTTAACACTGATCTAAGGGAACCAGCTTCTATAGCTGTTGATCCACTATCTGG ATTTGTCTATTGGTCAGATTGGGGTGAACCAGCAAAGATAGAGAAAGCTGGAATGAATGGTGTTGATCGACAACTCTTGGTTACCAGAGATATTCAATGGCCAAATGGAATTGCAATTG ATCTTGTGAAAAAACGCCTCTATTGGGTTGATTCAAAAATCCACACATTATCCAGTGTGGACCTGAGTGGGCAGGACAGGAGGAGAGTGCTTTTGTCAACAGAATTCCTTGCTCATCCTTTTGCTGTTGCTGTATTTGAA GACCGTGTATTCTGGACTGATGGGGAGAATGAAGCTATCTATGCAGCAAACAAATTTACGGGAGTAGATGTGGTTCTGTTGGCCTCAAACCTCAATGAACCTCAGGATATCATAGTCTATCATGAACTTGTGCAACCTTCAG GAAGAAACTGGTGCAATGGGCATCTGAAGAATGGAGGATGTGAATACATGTGTCTGCCTGCTCCTCAAATTAATAGTCACTCAGCAAAATACACATGTATGTGTCCATCTGGAATGGAACTAGCGCAAAATGGTCGTCAATGCAGGATGG ATAAAAATTCAAGCATTCCACTCCAATTGAACCAGTTTGGGAAAGGATCAACAGCTGTTTGGATTACCCTTCCTGTCT TGCTTCTGGCAATAGCTGGTTTGGCTGGTTATATTGGGCTGCGCAACTGGCAGAACAAGAACACCAAAAGTATGAACTTTGATAATCCAGTCTACTTGAAAACCACTGAAGATGACTTGAACATCGACATCAACAGGCAAAGTCAGTCAATTGGTCATACCTACCCTGCA ATTTCAATTGTCAAGACAGAAGATGATACAGCTTGA